In the genome of Microbispora sp. ZYX-F-249, the window CGGCCGGGACCGTGCAGGCGCTCAGCGCCACCCCGAAGGAGCGGCTGCGCTCGTTGACCTCCCGGGCGGCCCGCGCCACCTCGGCGAGGGGCGCACCGGTCTCGGCCAGCGCTCCGGCGATCTTCTCCACGAACAGCGTGGCCCCGGTGCCCCGGCGGCCGGCCGTGAACAGCGAGTCCTGCACGGCCACGTCGTCGTCGACGAGCACGGTCGCCACCTCGACGCCCTCGTCGCCGCCGAGTTCGGCGGCCATCTCGAAGTTCAGCACGTCTCCGGTGTAGTTCTTCACGATGTGCAGCACGCCGGCGCCGCCGTCGACGCCCTTGGTGGCCTCGATGATCTGGTCGGGCACGGGGGAGGTGAAGACCTCTCCGGGGCAGGCGGCGTCGAGCATGCCGTACCCGACGAACCCGCCGTGCAGCGGTTCGTGGCCCGAACCCCCGCCGGAGACCAGGCCGACCTTGCCCGGGGTGGGGGCGCCCGCGCGGAAGACGATCCTGTTCTCGAGGTCCACGCGGAGTGCGGGGTGCGCCGCGGCGATGCCGCGCAGCGCGTCGGTGACGATGGAGTCGGCGCCGTTGATGAGCTTCTTCACGATGCGGTCCCTACTGCCGTTGTCGTGCTCTCCAGCTTGCCCTTTCCTCGCGAAGCCGCAAGCGCCGCGCGGGCGGGTGCCCGGGCTTGGGACGGATCGCGCCGGGCCCGGCTCAGCGCGTACGGGCGCGGAGCCCTCTGGCCATCCGGCGATATCCGCCCCTGGCCCGTACGGCGAGGTGCGCGCCGAGGGCGAGGGCGAGCGGGCACGAGACGATCGCCAGCACCACGGCCGTGCCGTAGTCGTCGGGCCATCCCGCGCTCCAGCCCAGGAAGGGCAGGTAGATCGCCGCGAAGGTCAGCGGTGCGGCGACGATCACGCTCAGCCCCCGCAGGGCGGCGTGCACGCCGATGCCGACCAGCGCGGCGCAGGCGCCCGCCGCGAGGAAGAGCCCGAAGGCGGCGTAGGGCAGCCCGAAGATGCCGGGAGGACCCTTCACCATGAGGTAGACGCCGGCCCAGGCGAGGAGCCCGAGGACGGTGAACCCGATGGGCGCCCGCCGCCACAGTCCGGCGGACGCCAGGGCGGCCAGCAGCACTGTGAACGCGATGAGGACGGCCGTCCCGGTCTCCCCCTGGATGTGCTTCCCGGGGCCGGACAG includes:
- the dhaK gene encoding dihydroxyacetone kinase subunit DhaK, encoding MKKLINGADSIVTDALRGIAAAHPALRVDLENRIVFRAGAPTPGKVGLVSGGGSGHEPLHGGFVGYGMLDAACPGEVFTSPVPDQIIEATKGVDGGAGVLHIVKNYTGDVLNFEMAAELGGDEGVEVATVLVDDDVAVQDSLFTAGRRGTGATLFVEKIAGALAETGAPLAEVARAAREVNERSRSFGVALSACTVPAAGKPTFELSDAEIELGIGIHGEPGRARAPMGEAREIVRTAMDAIHADLPLSGETLVMVNGMGGTPLIELYIVFAEVEAYLREKGATAARSLVGNYVTSLDMQGFSVTTCSLTGELTRLWDAPVETPALRWGR